A region of Alteromonadaceae bacterium 2753L.S.0a.02 DNA encodes the following proteins:
- a CDS encoding serine protease, translating to MIKVTTGIGALIIFSISLASCGGGGDSSPAPTPQPTAIPTAQPTAIPTAVPTSTTFTVSGTLEVASNTFRDTDNNDPYSEYSDNSSASTAQTLPNTAVLQGFVTKDSTGVEGDRFEFEIDEDDVYRVSLQAGQIIRVQVVDYDGFSTDSTFKGDIDLQLYDDQQNLISTSDSVTEFEELVVPQDGEYYVLVYAYSGTSKYILHIMNSLGSNNVASVNTGEFVPGQAVVIYKSQSNNRQKPSINKPSLLHFDAVLGNQKPTMLSKFDTELSLRNPASFEKRKTLENIKQLRQRENISAVSPNYLRYSLAVPNDEYFGLQWHYGAINLPAAWEITTGASVSSNDVLVAVVDTGVFLDHIELAGQLVAGYDFISALANSLDGDGIDNNPDDPGDSSILGQSSWHGTHVAGTIAMLTDNNVGAAGIAYGAKIMPLRALGAQGGSSYDIMQAVSYAAGLSNDSGTVPSRRADIVNMSLGGPGFSQAESEFYQSLYNQGVIIVAAAGNDNSSTLMYPASYGGVFSVSATDYAGNRAPYSNYGSQVDIAAPGGNTAADLNGDGYPDGVLSTLVDDSSGNRNSSLQFYQGTSMAAPHIAGVFALMKSVYPGLTPTTVDAMLQSGLLTTDMGSVGRDDVYGYGLIDAYKAVTVARDLEAGGTAPEPAAIVVATPAQVPLGLTSSATVELRNAGGGAPQVTAVDAVESWLDASPLTIDANGLGSYTISVSRDGLVQGTYIGTVIFKFDSAADLSVTVSMQVGDTVSEGGVAQLYAILVDPSSNDTSQTVFVEEVNNALTFSFSEVELGTYQLLVGTDIDNDQFICQTGEACGAYPTLNRIDSLIVDQDFTNLNFTIDLMSSIESLSANSVTDSSNMSTETRIQRKRTGKTKYIQLKR from the coding sequence ATGATTAAAGTAACGACAGGGATAGGCGCGTTAATTATTTTTTCAATTTCACTAGCGTCATGTGGCGGCGGTGGTGACAGTAGTCCTGCTCCGACACCACAACCGACCGCTATACCTACCGCACAACCAACTGCGATTCCGACTGCGGTACCTACATCTACCACCTTCACAGTTTCAGGAACTTTAGAAGTCGCCTCAAATACCTTTAGGGACACAGATAACAATGACCCTTATTCTGAGTACAGTGACAACTCTAGCGCTTCAACAGCCCAAACACTGCCAAATACAGCGGTGTTACAGGGATTCGTTACCAAAGATTCTACTGGAGTAGAGGGCGATAGGTTTGAATTTGAGATTGATGAGGATGATGTTTATAGGGTGAGTCTCCAAGCGGGGCAGATAATTAGAGTGCAAGTTGTTGATTATGATGGATTTAGCACCGACTCCACTTTTAAAGGCGATATTGATTTACAACTCTATGACGATCAACAAAACCTAATCTCAACTTCAGATTCTGTCACTGAATTTGAGGAATTGGTCGTTCCCCAAGACGGTGAATATTATGTGCTGGTGTATGCCTACAGCGGCACATCAAAGTACATCCTGCATATTATGAATAGCTTAGGTAGTAATAACGTGGCTAGCGTTAATACAGGAGAATTTGTACCGGGACAAGCCGTAGTTATTTATAAAAGTCAGAGTAATAATCGACAGAAACCCTCTATAAACAAACCAAGTTTGTTGCATTTTGACGCGGTGTTGGGTAACCAAAAACCAACGATGCTTTCCAAATTTGATACCGAGCTTTCGTTGCGCAACCCCGCCTCATTTGAAAAGCGAAAAACGCTGGAGAATATTAAGCAACTCCGTCAAAGAGAGAATATCAGCGCAGTCTCCCCAAATTATCTGCGTTATTCATTGGCAGTTCCCAACGATGAATATTTTGGTTTGCAGTGGCATTACGGCGCTATTAATTTGCCGGCGGCTTGGGAAATTACTACCGGTGCAAGTGTATCCAGTAATGATGTTTTGGTCGCGGTTGTTGACACAGGGGTATTTCTCGATCACATCGAATTAGCTGGTCAATTGGTAGCAGGGTACGATTTTATCTCGGCACTTGCCAATTCACTTGACGGCGACGGCATAGATAACAATCCCGACGACCCTGGAGATTCTTCAATACTTGGGCAAAGCTCCTGGCATGGAACACATGTTGCCGGCACGATTGCGATGTTGACCGATAATAATGTCGGCGCAGCGGGCATCGCTTATGGAGCCAAGATAATGCCTTTGCGTGCGTTAGGTGCTCAGGGAGGCTCCAGTTACGACATCATGCAAGCCGTGTCTTACGCTGCAGGATTGAGCAACGATAGCGGCACCGTACCGTCCCGACGCGCTGACATAGTTAACATGAGTTTGGGCGGTCCGGGCTTCAGCCAAGCTGAGTCAGAATTTTACCAGTCGTTGTACAATCAGGGAGTAATTATTGTCGCAGCGGCAGGTAACGATAATTCCTCAACGCTCATGTATCCCGCTTCATACGGCGGCGTTTTTTCGGTGAGCGCCACAGACTACGCAGGAAATAGAGCGCCTTACTCTAATTACGGCAGCCAGGTCGATATTGCTGCCCCAGGAGGTAATACCGCCGCAGATCTGAACGGTGATGGGTATCCTGATGGAGTTTTAAGTACCTTGGTGGATGACAGCTCAGGCAATCGTAATTCGAGTTTGCAGTTTTATCAGGGTACGTCAATGGCAGCACCGCACATTGCTGGTGTTTTCGCACTTATGAAATCTGTTTACCCTGGACTAACTCCAACAACAGTGGATGCTATGTTGCAATCGGGTTTATTAACCACTGATATGGGTAGTGTTGGTAGAGATGATGTTTATGGTTACGGCCTTATCGATGCTTATAAAGCCGTTACTGTTGCCCGAGATTTGGAGGCGGGTGGTACAGCACCTGAGCCAGCTGCGATTGTTGTTGCAACGCCAGCGCAAGTTCCTTTGGGGTTAACATCTTCAGCCACTGTTGAATTGAGAAATGCAGGAGGTGGCGCACCGCAGGTAACTGCAGTAGATGCTGTTGAATCTTGGCTCGATGCGTCACCCCTTACAATTGATGCCAATGGACTTGGAAGTTACACCATTTCAGTATCGCGCGATGGTTTGGTTCAGGGTACCTATATCGGTACAGTCATTTTTAAATTTGATTCTGCTGCAGATTTATCCGTAACAGTTTCTATGCAAGTTGGTGATACGGTATCTGAGGGGGGGGTTGCTCAACTTTATGCGATTCTTGTCGATCCAAGTTCAAACGACACCTCGCAAACGGTATTCGTGGAAGAGGTAAACAATGCTCTGACTTTTTCATTTTCTGAGGTAGAACTAGGAACCTACCAGCTCTTAGTGGGTACTGACATTGATAATGATCAGTTTATCTGCCAGACGGGTGAAGCCTGTGGTGCGTATCCCACGCTCAATCGAATCGACTCATTAATTGTTGATCAGGACTTTACCAATCTCAATTTCACAATCGATTTAATGTCAAGTATTGAAAGCTTGTCGGCAAATTCAGTAACTGACTCCTCGAATATGTCTACAGAGACCCGGATACAGCGCAAGAGAACAGGGAAGACTAAATATATACAATTAAAACGATAA
- a CDS encoding protease stability complex PrcB-like protein, which produces MYMNWLIGCTVVLLLLGCERQVNNSVTLVYQGAQCGTTEPSMVWLSTEKELIEIFNKASGTSITLPQNESQVQYTDTMPKMELDKYYYIYVSSGMQPSAGYQIVASGNTFNIVKSVAQLPIELKKPQPGTMQAMMTTVPCAIIEIDKGNFKVVDAMGIQLTRIP; this is translated from the coding sequence ATGTACATGAATTGGTTAATCGGATGTACTGTTGTTTTATTGTTATTGGGATGTGAAAGGCAGGTTAATAATAGCGTCACTTTGGTGTATCAGGGGGCGCAATGCGGGACTACTGAGCCCAGTATGGTTTGGCTTTCCACAGAAAAAGAGTTGATTGAAATTTTTAACAAAGCCTCTGGTACAAGTATCACGTTACCGCAAAATGAATCACAAGTTCAGTACACAGATACAATGCCAAAAATGGAGCTCGACAAATATTATTATATATATGTGAGTTCTGGAATGCAGCCCAGCGCAGGTTATCAGATTGTCGCATCTGGGAATACATTCAATATTGTAAAATCAGTTGCTCAACTGCCAATAGAACTTAAAAAGCCTCAACCCGGAACGATGCAGGCGATGATGACTACTGTACCCTGCGCAATTATTGAAATCGACAAAGGGAATTTTAAGGTGGTAGACGCGATGGGAATTCAGCTCACTCGAATACCATGA